The following coding sequences lie in one Rutidosis leptorrhynchoides isolate AG116_Rl617_1_P2 chromosome 4, CSIRO_AGI_Rlap_v1, whole genome shotgun sequence genomic window:
- the LOC139844621 gene encoding E3 ubiquitin-protein ligase MPSR1-like, producing the protein MSSETESLSVSPLIERLMGIQLFSSIATTRPDSDHQSENRQHPDRIIIINPATQGMVVIGAPTGFEAFINGLMDRKDGQPPASQTAINDLKSIEIKCTDKEEMERLGLGGSECVICMEEWGVGDVAKEMPCKHKFHSGCVEKWLKIHGTCPVCRYKMECDDDVENKNGEVEGERREVWVRVAIRSSNERTSSTREDES; encoded by the coding sequence ATGTCTTCAGAAACAGAATCACTCTCAGTTTCCCCTTTAATCGAGCGACTCATGGGGATCCAGCTCTTTTCGTCCATCGCAACCACCCGACCCGACTCGGATCACCAGTCCGAGAACCGTCAGCATCCAGACCGGATTATCATCATAAACCCGGCGACGCAAGGGATGGTGGTGATCGGAGCTCCGACCGGTTTCGAAGCGTTTATCAACGGTCTGATGGATCGGAAAGACGGTCAACCACCGGCGAGTCAAACGGCGATCAACGATTTGAAAAGCATTGAGATTAAGTGTACGGACAAAGAAGAGATGGAAAGGTTAGGGTTAGGTGGGAGTGAATGTGTGATATGTATGGAAGAATGGGGAGTTGGTGACGTGGCAAAGGAGATGCCATGTAAGCACAAGTTTCATAGTGGATGTGTTGAAAAGTGGTTGAAAATTCATGGCACGTGTCCTGTGTGTAGATATAAGATGGAATGTGATGATGACGTGGAAAATAAAAATGGTGAAGTTGAGGGTGAGCGAAGGGAAGTATGGGTGAGAGTTGCAATTCGTAGTAGTAATGAGAGGACGTCATCAACAAGGGAAGATGAAAGCTAA